A genomic window from Lotus japonicus ecotype B-129 chromosome 1, LjGifu_v1.2 includes:
- the LOC130728110 gene encoding pentatricopeptide repeat-containing protein At1g56690, mitochondrial-like, with the protein MGYGYSTLRVCMVQVRFQCTSTGAISRYARIGQIENARKVFDETPHIHRTTSSWNAMVAAYFQAHQPHQAVTLFETTPEKNIVSWNGMVSGFVKNGMVAEARRVFDAMPVRNVVSWTSMVRGYVQEGNVEEAERLFWRMPEKNVVSWTVMLGGLLKDSRVEDARKLFDMMPVKDVVAVTNMIGGYCEEGRLEEARALFDEMPKRNVVTWTTMVSGYARNRRVDVARKLFEVMPERNEVSWTAMLMGYTHSGRMREASEFFDAMPVKPVVACNEMIMGFGFDGDVDRAKAVFEKMRERDDGTWSAMIKVYERKGFELEALGLFARMQREGAALNFPSLISVLSVCASLASLDHGRQVHARLVRSEFDQDLYVASALITMYVKCGDLVRAKWIFNRYPLKDVVMWNSMITGYSQHGLGEEALNVFRDMCLSGVPPDDISFIGVLSACSYSGKVKEGREIFESMKCKYQVEPGIEHYACMVDLLGRAGQVNDAVEIVEKMPMEPDAIVWGSLLGACRTHMKLDLAEVAVEKLAQLEPKNAGPYVLLSHMYASKGRWEDVEVVREKIKTRSVIKLPGYSWIEVEKKAHMFVGGDNNCHPEQPIIMKMLERLDGLLRDAGYSPDHSFVLHDVEEEEKTHSLGYHSEKLAIAYGLLKVPEGMPIRVMKNLRVCGDCHSAIKLIAKVTGREIIVRDANRFHHFKDGYCSCKDYW; encoded by the coding sequence ATGGGTTATGGCTACTCAACACTGCGTGTTTGCATGGTGCAAGTGAGGTTCCAATGCACCAGCACCGGAGCAATTTCACGTTACGCACGTATCGGTCAAATCGAGAATGCTCGTAAGGTGTTCGACGAAACGCCTCACATACACAGAACCACCTCTTCATGGAACGCCATGGTTGCCGCGTACTTTCAAGCCCACCAGCCCCATCAGGCCGTTACTCTCTTCGAGACAACGCCCGAGAAGAACATCGTCTCATGGAACGGCATGGTTTCCGGGTTTGTGAAGAACGGGATGGTTGCCGAAGCGCGGAGGGTGTTCGATGCAATGCCTGTACGTAATGTTGTTTCGTGGACTTCGATGGTTCGCGGTTACGTGCAGGAGGGGAATGTGGAGGAGGCGGAACGGCTCTTCTGGCGGATGCCGGAGAAGAATGTGGTGTCGTGGACTGTGATGCTTGGTGGGTTGTTGAAGGATTCGCGAGTTGAGGATGCGCGCAAGCTGTTTGATATGATGCCTGTGAAGGATGTTGTGGCCGTGACGAATATGATTGGAGGGTATTGTGAGGAGGGTCGTTTGGAGGAAGCGCGTGCTCTGTTTGATGAGATGCCGAAGAGAAATGTGGTTACTTGGACTACTATGGTATCTGGGTATGCGCGGAATAGGAGGGTGGATGTGGCAAGGAAGCTTTTTGAAGTGATGCCGGAGAGAAATGAGGTTTCTTGGACTGCTATGCTTATGGGGTATACTCACAGTGGGAGGATGAGGGAGGCTTCAGAGTTTTTCGATGCAATGCCGGTGAAGCCCGTTGTTGCTTGTAATGAGATGATTATGGGTTTTGGATTTGATGGAGACGTGGATAGAGCTAAGGCGGTGTTTGAGAAAATGAGGGAGAGGGATGATGGAACTTGGAGCGCCATGATTAAGGTGTACGAAAGAAAAGGGTTTGAGTTGGAAGCCCTTGGTTTGTTTGCTCGGATGCAAAGAGAAGGGGCTGCACTAAATTTCCCTTCCTTGATCAGTGTTCTTTCTGTGTGTGCCAGTTTAGCCAGTCTTGATCATGGAAGGCAGGTTCATGCCCGGTTAGTGAGATCTGAATTTGATCAAGATTTATATGTTGCCTCGGCCTTGATTACAATGTATGTTAAGTGCGGTGATCTTGTAAGAGCAAAATGGATTTTTAATAGGTATCCTTTAAAGGATGTTGTTATGTGGAATTCTATGATTACGGGGTATTCCCAACATGGTTTGGGAGAGGAAGCTTTAAATGTTTTCCGTGATATGTGCTTATCTGGGGTTCCACCCGATGATATTTCCTTCATTGGAGTTCTTTCAGCCTGTAGCTACAGTGGCAAGGTCAAAGAAGGGCGTGAAATATTCGAATCTATGAAATGCAAATATCAAGTGGAGCCAGGAATTGAACACTATGCGTGCATGGTTGATTTGCTTGGACGAGCTGGCCAGGTGAATGATGCAGTGGAAATAGTAGAAAAGATGCCAATGGAACCAGATGCTATTGTTTGGGGTTCATTGTTAGGTGCCTGCAGAACCCATATGAAGCTGGATTTGGCTGAAGTTGCAGTTGAGAAACTTGCACAGCTAGAGCCCAAGAATGCTGGGCCTTATGTCTTGCTCTCACATATGTATGCATCCAAAGGAAGATGGGAGGATGTTGAAGTCGTtagggaaaaaataaaaactaggaGTGTTATCAAATTGCCAGGGTACAGTTGGATTGAGGTGGAGAAGAAGGCACATATGTTCGTTGGGGGAGACAATAATTGCCACCCCGAGCAGCCTATTATTATGAAAATGTTGGAGAGGTTAGATGGATTGTTAAGGGATGCTGGGTACAGTCCTGATCATAGTTTTGTGCTTCATGACgtggaggaggaagagaagacACATAGCTTGGGTTATCATAGTGAAAAACTTGCTATAGCATATGGACTCCTAAAAGTGCCTGAAGGGATGCCAATTAGAGTTATGAAAAATTTGCGGGTTTGTGGTGATTGTCATTCTGCAATCAAATTGATTGCAAAAGTTACTGGAAGGGAGATCATTGTGAGGGATGCCAATAGATTTCATCATTTTAAAGATGGTTATTGTTCTTGTAAGGACTATTGGTAA